In Thermoplasmata archaeon, the sequence CGACCCCGCCGGGGCTGGATTCGGGTAGGTCGCCCGAAGCTGCTGAATCCGTTGCGCCAACACCCGCGCGGTCTGGCGCAAGGCCAGGACCTTCTTGCGGCTCCGGCGATAGAGCACGAAGACGACCACCGCGGCTCCCGCGACGGCAACCGTGATCCACGGGAGCGCATTCGAGAAGAACCCGGCCACCGGGCTGCCGGGCGGCGCCGCAGGGGTCACGGTGAATCGGAACGTGAACGGGTCGCCCATGACGAGGCCGCCGGAGTTCCGAGCCGTCGACCCGATGGTCAGGTTGTACACCGTGCTCCCTGATGGGGAGGACGCCAGCTGAACCTGGAGGTGCGTGGCGTTCACCCATGTGATCACGAACTCCGTGGACGGTTGGATCGAAAGCGCGGCTGCCACGGAGGCGGGGTCCATGGGCTGGGAGAACACCACGTCGAGCTGCTGAAGGTCCGGATTGTACGTGACCCCGAGCACGGAGGGCCCCACGGGGGGCGCGAGGGAGTCCGTGGTCACGTTCCGGATGCCGCCGAGGGAGAAGCCCTGTCCCGCGGCCCACGCCTCGAAGTAGTACGTCTGCCCGGGCCCGAGCCCGGTCAGGGAGAGGTTGAAGTCCTGAGGAGCTTGGGCAATGCCGACGGTCACGTTCAGGGCGCCCGCCAGGGTCGGGCTCGTTCCGTACAGGAAGCCCACGTTGACGGCCGACGCGCTTCCCAGGCTCGCTAGGTTCCCGTTGATCGTCGCGAGGTTCGCGCTCACTCCGGAGCCCGCCTCGGTGATCGCCCGAGGGGCGTTCGAGCCCGGGTTGGTCGCGCTGAAACTCAGGATGTTTCCCCCGGCGAAACCGGCTCCGTGGGCCCAGGCGAGGAAGTAGTAGGTGGTGCCCGAAGACAGGCCGTGCAGGGCCGCGCTGAAGGCACCGGGCGAGCCGACGGTGCCCGCGGTGACGTTCGTGGCTCCCGACAAGGTGGCGTTCGGTCCGTACTGGAACCCCACCGTGACCGGCGACGCGGAACCCAGGCTCCCGAGATTTCCGTTCAGGGTCGCCGTCGTCTGCCCGATCGATGTCGCCGCGAACGTGGCCACGGTGGGCGGGGTGGGGAGCGTGGTGAAACTCACGATGCTCCCGGTCGCGAACCCGGCGCCGTTGGCCCACGCCTCCGCGTAGTATGTGACGCCGGAGGACAGGCTCGCGACCGCGGTCGAAAACCCGGCCGGTGCGCCCCGGGTTCCGGCCGTGACGTTCGTCGCGCCGGACAGCCCCGGATCGGTCCCGTACAGGAACCCGACGGCAACGGACGAGGCGCTGCCGAGGTTCGTGAGGTTCCCGTTGAACGTGGCGGAGGTCTGGCCTACGAACGATGCGGCTCTCGTGCTCACGGCAGGTGGGGTCGTGGTCACGCCCGTCGTGAAGCCGAGGATGCTGCCCACCGCGAAGCCTTCCCCGTTGGCCCAGGCTTGGACGTAGTACTGGGTTCCGGGACTGAGGCCCGTCAGGGAGTACGTGAAGCTCGCCGGGGATGCGAGGGGCGACTGCGGCGACGTCACGTTCGCGGCGCCGCTCAGGCTCGGGCTGGTGCCCCAGAGGAACCCGACGCCGACGGAGGCGGCCGTCCCCAACGACGTGAGCTGCCCGTTCAGGGTGGCGCCGGTCTGGGTGATCGAGTTGGCCGCATTCGTCGTGACGGAGGGAGGAGCGCTCGGAGGCGGCGGCCCGCCGGACGTCAGGTTCACCAGGACGAAGGAGACGTTGTAGAACCCAGACATGGACCGGGCGTAGGATCCACTGCCGGAGGGCGTGGTGTAAAGCTTCGTGAAGTTCTCCCACCGGGATCCGGAGTAGTTGTAGACGTTGACCCGATACGTGCCGTAGTACTCGCCCGTGACGCTGAACGTGAAGCTGCCCGGGTTGGCCGTCTTCAAGCTAAGGGTCGACTTGTCCCTCCCCAGCCTGTAGAGGACCGTGGCCTGACGGGGATTGTTCGCGAGATCCACGGAACCGTGTTGGTCGATCGGCCCCGCGACCGACAGGGACGTGGAGAGGGCCGTGCCGAGAGGCTTGCAGTCCACCGCCGTGAGGGAGGGCAGGGTCGCCGTGAGACAGCGACTCCCGTTCGTGTTGTTGGACCAGGTCAGGCTTCGGAACGCGGCGTTGCCCCAATAGAGCCAGTCCCCGTTGAACGACTTGTAGGTGCCCAAGTCCGAGACGTAGTAGCGAGTGGGCGCGTTGGACGCGGGAGTGTGCCCGACGAAGACGTTGGCGAGGTAGTTCGTCGTGAAGAACCGACTCATGTTCCCCACGGGCCCGTAGCCGGGCTTCCAGGAGAAGCTGTTCCCGGCGTAGAGGTTGTTCGTGGTCGCCGTCGAGGATCCCGCGCACGGGGCGGACGAGCACTCGAAGACGGTGCTCCCGGTGAGGTTGGTCCAGGTGTTGCCCACCACCGTCGCGTTTCCGGTCTGGAACTCCAAGCCGCTCGCGTAGTTGTCGAACTTGTTGTTGCGGAAGACGTTGAACGTGTTGTCGTAGATGTAGTCGTAGATGCCGAAGGAGCCGCCAATTCCGTCCCCGTGGCACTTGTTGTTTTCCATGAGGGAGTTGACCAGGCCTCCGCCTTGGAGGCAGCCGTCCGTCTGTCCCGAGACCGTGTTGTTCGCGATGTAGAGCCTCTCCGAATACTCGTTGTCGAATGGAACG encodes:
- a CDS encoding Ig-like domain-containing protein, with product MAGARLPVPQWRGDLLSTRARTSSILLLLVGLLLLLGSGVSPIGGARANTGCPGSTNAFGTQSLTGDCAITANTVWGNGTLTLAGSLNVNGGVTLTLWNLVVKFSQTSDLQHVLSVGGTILVRGGGLQSNDAYHWHLSASGRVDLERTNVSNAGSGSTAGLDILGASNNVVSHSRITGTRVRMLSNHNDYFGYNNLSNYDDSANGNQHILWVGSNATVEHNSFWNVTEGTQSVILTYLNWGNTRFFANDIKYRANGNNAMGIEVINIDHTQTTVKPTGYTVTETWNNLTVYYRSGGSNDVPFDNEYSERLYIANNTVSGQTDGCLQGGGLVNSLMENNKCHGDGIGGSFGIYDYIYDNTFNVFRNNKFDNYASGLEFQTGNATVVGNTWTNLTGSTVFECSSAPCAGSSTATTNNLYAGNSFSWKPGYGPVGNMSRFFTTNYLANVFVGHTPASNAPTRYYVSDLGTYKSFNGDWLYWGNAAFRSLTWSNNTNGSRCLTATLPSLTAVDCKPLGTALSTSLSVAGPIDQHGSVDLANNPRQATVLYRLGRDKSTLSLKTANPGSFTFSVTGEYYGTYRVNVYNYSGSRWENFTKLYTTPSGSGSYARSMSGFYNVSFVLVNLTSGGPPPPSAPPSVTTNAANSITQTGATLNGQLTSLGTAASVGVGFLWGTSPSLSGAANVTSPQSPLASPASFTYSLTGLSPGTQYYVQAWANGEGFAVGSILGFTTGVTTTPPAVSTRAASFVGQTSATFNGNLTNLGSASSVAVGFLYGTDPGLSGATNVTAGTRGAPAGFSTAVASLSSGVTYYAEAWANGAGFATGSIVSFTTLPTPPTVATFAATSIGQTTATLNGNLGSLGSASPVTVGFQYGPNATLSGATNVTAGTVGSPGAFSAALHGLSSGTTYYFLAWAHGAGFAGGNILSFSATNPGSNAPRAITEAGSGVSANLATINGNLASLGSASAVNVGFLYGTSPTLAGALNVTVGIAQAPQDFNLSLTGLGPGQTYYFEAWAAGQGFSLGGIRNVTTDSLAPPVGPSVLGVTYNPDLQQLDVVFSQPMDPASVAAALSIQPSTEFVITWVNATHLQVQLASSPSGSTVYNLTIGSTARNSGGLVMGDPFTFRFTVTPAAPPGSPVAGFFSNALPWITVAVAGAAVVVFVLYRRSRKKVLALRQTARVLAQRIQQLRATYPNPAPAGSRQGSVRPTRVVKGPVPKARSP